Proteins from a single region of Paenibacillus sp. BIHB 4019:
- the cas3 gene encoding CRISPR-associated helicase Cas3': MYIAHIREKDGKIQTVKEHLIEVKEGCEQLGGKIGASHLAGLAGWLHDLGKNTTAFKNYIQLAVAAANDEAGGKAPKRGSVDHSTAGGRLIYHRYHKKSTKNTHKMAAEWIANCIISHHQGLRDFIDPGKTSPFLKRVEEKKEADIEQGYEQANAVFFEQHTEAELDAYFAKAAAELEQLVAVMQQYKLPRITCSLLIKYIFSCLIDADRTNSRQFEEEEAAEPAEDHGPFFKRSYEALMNKLDEMDEAEDADHPINRLRREMSLQCDAFALRPSGIYTLSIPTGGGKTLASLRYALKHAIETGKQRIIYIVPYTTIIEQNAQEIRDILQEQDMILEHHSNVIEEPDPPEKVEEADAYEVRRKKIKLARDTWDRPIIFTTMVQFLNTFYAKGTRNVRRLHQLSNAVIIFDEVQSVPIKCISLFNAALNFLHAFGRSSLLLCTATQPALEGVKHRLHLKEDAEIIGNLDEVGRSFKRVEVVDRTTPSGWKAEELADFVLSRMEEVDSTLVILNTKPAVRKLFAELEERQRPGDCDARLFHLSTNMCAAHRKDVLKELKEALASDGKERVICVSTQLIEAGVNISFECVVRSLAGLDSIAQAAGRCNRHGKDAIRSVYIIKSADEVLTHLKEISIGAEQAQRILNEMKEDPKLYGGDLLSKAAMQAYFSYYYGLIKDDMQYHVQKLDQNIFELLQQNKNYAAGYKGKHGKLPELVSFSALATAEQYFEVISNMARTVLVPYNEEARELILDLNGDLKGGELGILLRKLQPYVVNIYEHEFRKLDKNGNIQPLLHGEVLALSETAYSKRFGVETNGDGEFSSAII; this comes from the coding sequence GTGTATATTGCACATATTCGAGAGAAAGACGGCAAAATTCAAACGGTCAAAGAACATTTAATAGAAGTAAAGGAAGGCTGCGAGCAGCTTGGAGGAAAGATTGGTGCAAGCCATCTGGCAGGACTAGCAGGCTGGCTTCATGACCTCGGTAAAAATACGACTGCTTTTAAAAATTATATCCAGCTCGCAGTAGCGGCGGCGAATGATGAGGCTGGGGGCAAGGCACCGAAAAGAGGCTCAGTCGATCATTCAACTGCGGGCGGCAGGCTGATTTATCACAGGTACCATAAGAAAAGTACGAAAAATACGCATAAGATGGCGGCAGAATGGATCGCCAACTGCATTATTTCCCATCATCAAGGGCTGCGGGATTTTATTGATCCGGGCAAAACATCGCCATTCCTAAAAAGAGTGGAGGAAAAGAAGGAGGCAGATATTGAGCAGGGCTATGAGCAAGCCAATGCGGTTTTCTTCGAGCAGCATACCGAGGCTGAACTGGATGCGTATTTTGCCAAGGCAGCAGCCGAGCTTGAACAGCTTGTAGCGGTTATGCAGCAATATAAACTGCCCAGGATTACCTGTTCGCTGCTGATCAAGTATATTTTCAGCTGCCTGATTGATGCGGACCGCACCAATTCGCGGCAGTTTGAAGAGGAGGAAGCAGCAGAGCCCGCGGAGGATCATGGTCCATTTTTCAAGAGAAGCTATGAGGCTTTAATGAATAAGCTGGACGAAATGGACGAAGCGGAGGATGCCGACCATCCGATTAACCGCCTGAGACGGGAAATGTCGCTGCAATGTGATGCTTTCGCGCTTCGTCCGTCAGGCATCTATACATTATCGATTCCTACAGGGGGCGGCAAGACGCTGGCGAGCTTGCGTTACGCGTTAAAGCATGCGATAGAGACAGGAAAGCAGCGCATCATCTATATCGTGCCGTATACAACGATTATTGAGCAGAATGCGCAGGAGATTCGGGATATTTTGCAGGAACAAGATATGATTTTGGAGCATCATTCGAATGTCATTGAGGAGCCTGATCCGCCTGAAAAAGTGGAGGAAGCCGACGCCTATGAGGTCCGGCGCAAGAAAATAAAGCTGGCGAGAGATACGTGGGACCGCCCGATTATTTTTACAACGATGGTCCAGTTTCTGAATACGTTTTATGCGAAGGGAACGCGGAATGTTCGGAGGCTGCATCAGCTTTCGAATGCGGTCATTATTTTCGACGAGGTGCAGTCTGTACCAATCAAATGTATCTCGTTGTTTAATGCGGCATTGAATTTTCTGCATGCATTTGGGCGGTCCAGCCTGCTGCTTTGCACGGCGACGCAGCCTGCTCTGGAGGGAGTGAAGCATCGCCTGCATTTGAAGGAGGATGCTGAAATAATCGGTAATCTGGACGAAGTAGGTCGGAGCTTTAAGCGGGTGGAGGTTGTGGATCGAACGACTCCGAGCGGCTGGAAGGCAGAGGAGCTGGCAGACTTTGTGCTGAGTAGAATGGAAGAGGTCGACAGCACGCTGGTGATTTTGAATACGAAGCCGGCTGTGCGCAAGCTGTTCGCTGAGCTGGAGGAACGTCAGAGGCCAGGGGACTGTGATGCAAGGCTGTTTCATCTCAGCACGAATATGTGCGCGGCTCATCGTAAGGATGTGCTGAAAGAGCTGAAGGAAGCACTCGCCTCGGATGGGAAGGAGCGGGTCATTTGCGTCAGTACGCAGCTTATTGAGGCAGGCGTCAACATTAGCTTTGAATGTGTTGTCCGCTCTCTGGCGGGACTTGACTCCATTGCGCAAGCAGCGGGCAGATGCAACCGGCATGGGAAGGACGCTATTCGGAGCGTTTATATAATTAAGTCTGCGGATGAGGTGCTGACGCATTTGAAGGAGATTAGCATTGGGGCGGAGCAGGCACAGCGCATATTGAACGAGATGAAGGAAGACCCGAAACTCTATGGGGGTGATCTGCTATCAAAGGCGGCAATGCAGGCTTATTTTAGCTACTACTATGGCCTGATAAAAGACGACATGCAGTACCATGTACAGAAGCTTGATCAAAATATTTTTGAGCTGCTGCAACAAAACAAAAATTACGCTGCTGGTTACAAAGGGAAGCACGGCAAGCTTCCTGAACTGGTAAGCTTTTCGGCGTTAGCTACGGCTGAGCAGTATTTTGAAGTCATTAGCAATATGGCGAGAACGGTGCTTGTTCCTTATAACGAGGAAGCGAGAGAGCTGATTCTTGATTTAAACGGCGATCTGAAGGGAGGGGAGCTGGGCATACTGCTGCGTAAGCTTCAGCCATATGTCGTCAACATTTATGAGCATGAGTTTAGGAAGCTTGATAAAAATGGCAATATTCAGCCCCTTCTGCATGGCGAGGTGCTGGCATTAAGTGAAACGGCTTATTCTAAGCGGTTTGGCGTGGAGACAAATGGCGATGGAGAGTTTTCGTCTGCAATTATTTAA
- a CDS encoding iron ABC transporter permease — protein MPKQRTGKNISILLTLSIVLVGLSILCLAMGSVAIPVKEVLLSLLGRNTEDSDLIIMQFRLPRILAALLIGAALAVAGSLLQGVIRNSLASPDLLGVTGGASVAVVGFMTLFTGYSIHFVPVIAILGAFVAAALNYGLAWKKGVSTLRLVLIGIGISTAMSALTMFLLISGPAYLAAQVLNWMTGSIYGTNWSYIQALWPWVVVFIPLALLFAKELNVQSLGEDVARGLGSRLQLSRLLLLFFSVALAGAAVGIAGTISFIGLLAPHMARRVAGHSYAMIIPVSALLGAIVLLLADLAGRMLFMPLDIPAGVFTAGVGAPFFMYLLFKRKAGV, from the coding sequence ATGCCTAAGCAGCGTACAGGGAAAAATATCTCCATCCTGCTTACGCTAAGCATCGTACTCGTTGGTTTAAGTATTTTATGCTTAGCTATGGGCAGCGTCGCTATTCCGGTTAAAGAAGTGCTGCTGTCGCTGTTGGGCCGCAATACGGAGGACAGCGATTTAATTATTATGCAGTTCCGTTTGCCACGGATCCTAGCCGCCTTGCTCATTGGCGCAGCATTAGCGGTTGCAGGCTCCTTGCTGCAGGGCGTCATTCGCAATTCGCTGGCATCGCCGGATTTGCTTGGTGTAACGGGCGGCGCGTCTGTCGCGGTCGTTGGTTTTATGACCTTGTTCACCGGCTACAGCATCCACTTCGTTCCGGTCATTGCGATTTTGGGCGCTTTTGTCGCAGCGGCGCTCAATTACGGCTTGGCCTGGAAAAAAGGTGTCTCCACGCTGCGGCTCGTGCTGATCGGCATTGGCATATCGACGGCGATGAGCGCCCTTACGATGTTTCTGCTCATAAGCGGTCCCGCTTATTTGGCGGCGCAGGTGCTGAACTGGATGACGGGCAGCATTTACGGCACGAATTGGTCGTATATTCAAGCGCTTTGGCCGTGGGTCGTTGTGTTTATTCCATTGGCGCTGCTTTTTGCCAAGGAATTGAATGTGCAGTCGTTAGGCGAGGACGTCGCGCGCGGCTTGGGAAGCCGGCTTCAACTAAGCCGCTTGCTGCTGCTGTTCTTTAGTGTGGCGCTTGCCGGAGCGGCGGTTGGCATTGCCGGAACGATTTCTTTTATCGGGCTGCTTGCGCCTCATATGGCTAGAAGGGTTGCGGGCCATTCGTATGCAATGATTATCCCGGTGTCTGCGCTATTGGGCGCAATTGTTCTGCTGCTTGCCGATTTAGCTGGGCGAATGCTGTTTATGCCGCTCGATATTCCCGCTGGTGTGTTTACGGCAGGAGTCGGGGCTCCGTTTTTTATGTATTTGCTGTTTAAACGCAAGGCTGGTGTTTAG
- a CDS encoding iron ABC transporter permease — MSKWMERPGSKLAVLAAGIVILLICMLASVLFGLQQFGLKDLWLAYSEFDGSNEHLILIHTRVPRALIAAAVGASLAVAGAIMQVLTRNPLASPSIFGINSGAVLFIVVGLALFGSSLTMSHMIGLAFIGAAVTAVFVYALGMQGRGGFEPIRLTLAGACVAAFSSSVTSGLILINKQSLESALFWMVGSVSGRELNHLVMVLPYIIAGLLLAFLLSGSLNVMALGDDNAKGLGQRLMLIRLLCTAAVVLLAGSAVSAAGPIAFIGLVIPHLCRALVGNDHRWLLPYVAVAGALLLVAADLLSRFVLLPKEVPVGVATALIGVPFLIHVARRKKYA, encoded by the coding sequence ATGTCTAAGTGGATGGAGAGGCCAGGCAGCAAGCTTGCTGTTCTCGCAGCGGGTATCGTGATTCTGCTTATTTGCATGCTTGCGAGCGTATTGTTCGGGCTCCAGCAATTTGGCTTAAAAGATTTGTGGCTCGCCTACAGCGAGTTCGATGGCTCGAATGAGCACCTGATTTTGATCCATACCCGCGTGCCCCGAGCGCTTATTGCGGCTGCAGTAGGAGCGAGCCTGGCGGTGGCCGGCGCCATTATGCAGGTGCTGACGCGCAATCCGCTTGCGTCGCCGTCGATTTTTGGCATTAATTCCGGTGCGGTGCTGTTTATTGTCGTTGGGCTAGCCTTGTTCGGCTCGTCGCTGACGATGAGTCATATGATTGGACTTGCTTTTATCGGGGCGGCGGTCACGGCCGTATTCGTCTATGCGCTTGGCATGCAGGGAAGAGGAGGCTTTGAGCCGATTCGGCTCACCTTGGCAGGAGCTTGTGTAGCGGCATTTTCGAGCTCGGTAACCTCGGGTCTTATTTTAATCAATAAGCAGTCGCTTGAATCGGCGTTATTCTGGATGGTCGGCTCCGTGTCAGGGAGGGAACTGAACCATCTTGTGATGGTGCTGCCATACATAATCGCCGGGCTGCTGCTCGCATTCCTGCTCTCGGGCTCCTTGAATGTAATGGCACTCGGCGACGATAATGCGAAGGGACTGGGGCAGCGTCTCATGCTAATCCGTCTTCTATGTACGGCAGCTGTCGTGCTGCTTGCGGGCAGTGCTGTTTCTGCCGCGGGGCCGATTGCTTTCATCGGGCTGGTTATTCCTCATTTATGCCGGGCGCTGGTCGGAAATGATCACCGCTGGCTGCTTCCCTACGTTGCAGTGGCAGGGGCTTTGCTGCTGGTGGCGGCCGATCTGCTGTCCCGATTCGTGCTCCTGCCGAAGGAGGTTCCAGTAGGCGTTGCAACGGCGCTTATTGGCGTTCCGTTCCTGATTCATGTGGCGAGGAGGAAGAAATATGCCTAA
- a CDS encoding AraC family transcriptional regulator translates to MNQSEHILLWNQASIRVMDVRHTIMTRGEELRSYRLPASAFLYTTRGHAEVRLDGKTVLVERFHMLHGGKGMCLDIVPDDGLEYYLILYKAVLPLPSRQELVQLMEQHNPFQLQYSFVSRQPIALLDKIQRMEREWQHPNVLDQLYIKTMFYQFIHELFQQLSNQDIHVQKADYVSQAIRYMQEHYAKRIALDELAELLDCSVSYLSRKFKQAIGQSPIDYLIALRIGKAKELLLGTEATLQEIAESVGFPDDSYFNRLFKKHTGMSLGQYKAKVQNNPVPGSRYALVPRRLKRYSEYGYENHSHYKEEGPLFMYRESKISMMAAVLICFTLLLSACGAGTPSTNATTNTSSASPSSNAAAASPASTDTATADASRVIKHAMGEVTLTGTPERVVILTNEGTEALLAVGIKPVGAVQSWIGDPWYEHIKTEMADVTVVGDELQPNIELIASLKPDLIIGNKVRQEKIYEQLNQIAPTVFAEDLGGDWKINFKLYSQAVNKQDEGDKAMEEFDKRVAEVKAKIGDKAATKVSVARFSASQVRIYQKQTFSGVLLEQLGFARPESQDVDSFIEVMTKESIPKMDGDVLFYFVTEAAGKTDAAKVVEEWMNDPLFKNLEVVKNNKVVQVDEAIWNTAGGYKAANLLLDEIVKYFDIQ, encoded by the coding sequence TTGAATCAGAGTGAGCATATATTGCTGTGGAACCAAGCCTCCATCCGCGTGATGGACGTGCGGCATACGATCATGACGCGAGGGGAGGAGCTGCGTTCTTATCGTCTGCCGGCGAGCGCTTTTTTGTATACGACTCGTGGCCATGCTGAAGTGCGGCTGGATGGCAAGACGGTGCTGGTGGAGCGTTTTCATATGCTGCATGGCGGGAAGGGCATGTGTCTGGACATTGTGCCGGATGATGGGCTCGAATATTACCTGATTTTGTACAAAGCGGTGCTGCCGCTGCCGAGCCGTCAGGAACTGGTTCAGTTAATGGAGCAGCATAATCCGTTTCAACTGCAATATAGCTTTGTTTCCCGCCAGCCAATTGCTTTGCTCGATAAAATCCAGCGCATGGAGCGGGAATGGCAGCATCCGAACGTGCTGGATCAACTATATATTAAGACGATGTTCTACCAATTCATTCATGAATTATTTCAGCAGCTATCCAATCAAGATATTCATGTGCAAAAAGCGGACTACGTCTCGCAAGCCATTCGCTACATGCAGGAGCATTACGCGAAGCGTATTGCGCTTGACGAGCTTGCCGAGCTGCTGGATTGCAGCGTCAGCTATTTGTCCCGCAAGTTCAAGCAGGCGATTGGACAAAGTCCGATCGACTATTTGATTGCGCTGCGCATCGGCAAGGCGAAGGAGCTGCTGCTTGGAACGGAGGCGACGCTGCAGGAAATTGCCGAAAGCGTCGGCTTTCCGGATGACAGCTATTTTAATCGCTTATTCAAAAAACATACCGGCATGTCGCTGGGGCAATACAAAGCAAAGGTTCAAAATAATCCTGTACCCGGTTCAAGATATGCCCTTGTCCCGCGAAGGCTCAAACGGTATAGTGAGTATGGTTATGAAAATCATTCTCACTACAAGGAAGAGGGGCCTTTATTTATGTACAGAGAATCAAAAATATCGATGATGGCAGCGGTGCTTATTTGCTTTACACTTCTGCTTAGCGCCTGCGGAGCAGGTACACCAAGCACGAACGCGACGACAAATACGAGCTCGGCTTCGCCAAGCAGCAATGCGGCAGCTGCTTCGCCAGCTTCTACCGATACGGCTACAGCGGACGCTTCCCGCGTCATTAAGCATGCGATGGGCGAGGTGACCTTGACGGGAACGCCGGAGCGTGTCGTTATTTTGACGAATGAAGGAACAGAGGCGTTGCTTGCGGTAGGCATTAAGCCGGTTGGCGCGGTTCAATCGTGGATCGGCGATCCATGGTACGAGCATATTAAAACGGAAATGGCGGATGTGACGGTTGTCGGCGATGAATTGCAGCCGAACATCGAGCTGATTGCCAGCCTGAAGCCGGATTTAATTATCGGGAACAAGGTGAGACAAGAGAAAATTTACGAGCAGCTGAACCAGATTGCACCTACTGTATTCGCAGAAGATTTGGGCGGCGATTGGAAAATTAACTTCAAGCTATATAGCCAAGCAGTGAATAAACAGGATGAAGGCGACAAAGCGATGGAGGAATTCGATAAGCGCGTCGCTGAGGTGAAAGCGAAAATTGGCGATAAAGCGGCAACGAAAGTGTCCGTAGCCCGCTTCTCGGCTTCCCAAGTGCGCATTTACCAGAAGCAGACGTTCTCTGGTGTGCTACTTGAACAGCTCGGCTTTGCCCGTCCAGAATCCCAGGATGTGGATTCCTTTATTGAAGTCATGACTAAAGAAAGCATTCCGAAGATGGACGGGGACGTATTGTTCTACTTCGTAACGGAAGCAGCAGGAAAGACGGATGCGGCTAAAGTAGTGGAAGAGTGGATGAATGATCCGCTGTTCAAAAACCTGGAGGTCGTGAAAAATAACAAAGTCGTTCAAGTAGATGAAGCGATTTGGAATACGGCCGGAGGCTACAAGGCGGCTAATCTACTGCTCGATGAGATTGTGAAATATTTCGACATTCAATAA
- a CDS encoding DNA-binding protein, with protein MDASNQKPDQDRASDLPNIGKPATRALTAAGYVQLEQFTNLTEAELLKLHGVGPKAIRIIREALAANGQSFAEQA; from the coding sequence GTGGACGCATCTAATCAGAAGCCTGATCAAGACCGGGCAAGCGATTTGCCCAATATCGGAAAGCCCGCAACACGCGCGCTCACTGCAGCCGGATACGTGCAGCTGGAGCAATTCACAAACCTCACCGAGGCAGAGTTGCTGAAGCTGCACGGAGTCGGGCCTAAAGCAATAAGGATCATCCGGGAAGCGCTCGCTGCCAACGGACAATCCTTTGCTGAACAAGCGTAA
- a CDS encoding SMI1/KNR4 family protein: MDISQQLSDIHDIEQSLQLAFPAAYKAFMTTDELQSANPNTEYNLVDFNGYTAWGIRFIKLDASYAENLEAIAEVVLQPRKLIPFAWSISSGDWLIFDYRESNESPGLLYIDHEMALCLEDAESEAQSENTTVEELMEGNLSVLCENFEMFHAALKLATDETDDVDETD; the protein is encoded by the coding sequence ATGGATATTTCTCAGCAGCTATCGGACATTCATGATATTGAACAATCGCTACAGCTTGCTTTTCCAGCAGCGTATAAGGCATTTATGACAACGGATGAGTTGCAGTCTGCTAATCCTAATACAGAATACAACCTCGTCGATTTTAACGGCTACACCGCTTGGGGCATTCGGTTTATTAAGCTGGATGCTTCCTATGCTGAAAATCTCGAAGCGATAGCCGAGGTTGTCCTTCAGCCGCGCAAATTAATTCCATTCGCATGGAGCATCAGCAGCGGAGACTGGCTTATTTTTGATTATCGCGAGTCGAATGAGAGCCCTGGCCTTTTATATATCGATCATGAAATGGCTCTCTGTTTAGAGGATGCGGAATCGGAGGCGCAAAGCGAGAATACAACGGTTGAAGAGCTGATGGAAGGCAATCTATCCGTTTTGTGCGAAAATTTCGAGATGTTTCATGCAGCGTTGAAGCTCGCGACAGACGAGACTGACGATGTAGACGAGACAGACTAG
- a CDS encoding DUF1801 domain-containing protein codes for MDGNQLTFETIDEYIAGFPQEIQELLQAMRKVIKEAAPEATEKISYQMPTFELHGNLVHFAAFKKHIGFYPAPRGIEAFKEELSVYKGAKGSVQFPLDKPLPYELISRIVAFRVAENTKKAQEKLNKKK; via the coding sequence ATGGACGGTAACCAATTGACGTTTGAAACGATCGACGAATATATCGCCGGCTTCCCGCAAGAAATCCAAGAGCTGCTGCAGGCGATGCGGAAGGTCATTAAAGAGGCGGCGCCGGAAGCGACGGAGAAAATCAGCTACCAAATGCCGACATTTGAGCTGCATGGCAACTTGGTACATTTTGCAGCGTTTAAAAAGCATATCGGATTTTATCCCGCTCCTAGAGGCATTGAAGCCTTCAAAGAGGAATTGTCCGTATATAAAGGGGCGAAGGGCTCGGTTCAGTTTCCGCTGGACAAGCCGCTGCCTTATGAATTGATCAGCAGAATTGTCGCATTTAGAGTGGCTGAGAATACGAAGAAAGCACAAGAAAAGTTGAACAAGAAAAAATAA